A part of Silvimonas soli genomic DNA contains:
- the rsmB gene encoding 16S rRNA (cytosine(967)-C(5))-methyltransferase RsmB, whose protein sequence is MFATQKLASQALEAVLGGQTLTDALTRIWRAEPDLRPQQRGAIQDLCYGTLRHFGLLDSTLKQLLNKPLHESALKALLLVCLYQLQFTRAAPYSVVDHAVKVASHTGTGMGKGLVNAILRNFLRQRDDLLNQARTTPYGKWSHQQWWIDAMREAWPQQWENILTANNTHPPLTLRVNQRRGNVAQSMAALQEAGLEARALDDTAIQLRHPVGVDRIPGFFEGLVSVQDWGAQQAARLLDVAPGMRVLDACSAPGGKTGHLLELADLELTAVDADAQRLSRVADNLKRLGLNATLLTGDAGKPADWWDGKLFDRILADVPCSATGVARRHPDIKWLRRSADIVQFAQQQAAMLDALWALVAPGGKLLYATCSVFPAENAVQAAAFAARTPDALRLPVTLESATDGQLLPNPEHDGFYYALFAKHTG, encoded by the coding sequence TTGTTCGCAACCCAAAAATTGGCGTCACAAGCGCTCGAGGCCGTACTTGGCGGCCAGACCCTCACTGACGCCCTTACCCGGATATGGCGCGCAGAGCCTGACTTGCGCCCGCAACAACGCGGCGCCATTCAGGACTTGTGCTACGGCACGCTGCGCCACTTCGGCCTGCTCGACAGCACACTGAAACAGCTGCTCAACAAGCCGCTGCACGAATCCGCGCTCAAAGCGCTGTTGCTGGTGTGCCTGTATCAACTGCAGTTCACTCGCGCCGCGCCTTATAGCGTGGTCGATCACGCGGTGAAAGTGGCTTCCCACACGGGCACCGGCATGGGCAAGGGTCTGGTCAACGCCATCCTGCGTAACTTTTTGCGTCAGCGTGATGATCTGCTGAACCAGGCGCGCACCACGCCCTATGGCAAATGGTCGCACCAGCAATGGTGGATTGATGCCATGCGCGAAGCCTGGCCACAGCAGTGGGAAAACATACTCACCGCCAACAACACGCATCCGCCGCTCACGCTGCGCGTCAACCAGCGGCGCGGCAACGTTGCGCAAAGCATGGCCGCCTTGCAAGAGGCCGGACTGGAAGCGCGCGCCCTGGACGACACCGCCATCCAGTTGCGCCATCCGGTGGGCGTAGATCGCATTCCCGGTTTTTTTGAAGGCCTGGTTTCGGTGCAAGACTGGGGTGCGCAGCAAGCCGCTCGCTTACTCGATGTCGCCCCCGGCATGCGCGTACTGGATGCCTGTTCTGCGCCTGGCGGCAAAACCGGCCATTTGCTGGAACTGGCCGATCTGGAACTTACTGCGGTCGATGCGGATGCACAACGCCTGTCGCGCGTGGCTGACAATCTCAAACGACTGGGATTGAATGCCACTTTGTTGACCGGCGATGCAGGCAAGCCAGCCGACTGGTGGGATGGCAAACTGTTCGACCGGATTCTGGCCGACGTGCCTTGTTCGGCCACCGGTGTTGCACGCCGCCATCCAGATATCAAATGGCTGCGCCGATCGGCAGATATTGTCCAGTTTGCGCAACAACAGGCCGCAATGCTGGATGCGCTGTGGGCTTTGGTAGCTCCGGGCGGCAAACTCCTCTATGCTACGTGCTCCGTATTCCCGGCAGAAAACGCAGTCCAGGCAGCAGCCTTTGCGGCTCGTACGCCGGATGCGCTACGCCTGCCGGTGACACTGGAATCCGCCACCGATGGGCAGCTATTGCCGAACCCGGAGCACGATGGTTTTTACTACGCCCTTTTTGCGAAACACACTGGCTAG